TTATTGCCTTGCATACTTCTTTTGACTGACAAAAAATCCTGTATTCTTCGTGAGATAAACACCAACGAAAGCACGGCGCTAATCCAAACTTCTGAAACCGGCGGAGAAGAAGAAATCTCCCTTGCAGACCTGGAAGCCATGTATACGGGCTACACATTTTTGGTTAAACGCCAATACCGTGGTGACAATAGCGTCGATCTGCACCTTCACGACACCAAAATCCATTGGTTCTGGCAGACCGTCAAAGACGCCTCGCCCATTTATCGCGATGCGCTGATTGCCTCTGTACTAGTCAATATTTTCGCGTTGGTTTCACCACTGTTTGTCATGAATGTCTACGACAAAGTGGTGCCTAACCTTGCGTTTGAATCACTTTGGGTGCTGGCAACCGGTGCGTTGATTGCCTTTAGCTTTGACTTCCTGATGAAAAAAATGCGCTCTTACCTGATTGATATTGCAGGTAAGAAAGTCGATATCATTGTGTCTTCTCGTCTGTTCGCTCGCCTTATGGGGGTCCCACTTGAGAAGCGAGCAAAAAGTGTCGGCGGTATGGCGAAGCAGCTTGGCGAATTTGACAGCATCAGAGACATGCTGACCTCTGCCACCATCACCACCTTAGTAGATTTGCCGTTCGCGCTTTTCTTCCTGTTTGTGATTTATATATTCGCTGGTGATTTGGCAGCCGTCCCTGTCGTCGCTGGCATTCTTATTATCGGCTATGCCCTACTGGTTCAGCCAAAGCTCAAAGCTGCTATTGAAGAATCAAACAAATATGCAAGCCAAAAGCATGGCCATTTGATTGAAAGTCTCTCCGCACTGGAAGGCATCAAAGCCAATGTCGCGGAAGGCATAGTTCAAAAGAGCTGGCAACAGATGACCGCTCACACGGCAAACTGGAACCTTAAGGTGAAACAAATCACCAACTCGGTTTCCTATTTTGCTTCTTTTATAGTTCAGGTCACCTCTGTCGCCGTTGTTGTGCTCGGTGTTTATCGCGTGGCAGATGCGCAAATTACCATGGGGGGGATTATCGCGGCGGTCATGCTTTCAAGCCGGGCCGTGTCGCCAATGGCGCAACTGGCAGGTCTCATGAGCCGCTGGAATCAGACACAATCTGGTATGCGTCAGCTCAATGCCATGATGGATCAGGAAGATGAATTTGCGGACAAAGGCCACTTGGTTAGCCGCAAGCGCCTAAAAGGTGATATCTACGCAGACAATATTGGTTTTAGCTACCCAGAGTCAGAAAAACCAATCCTCCACCCCACCAGCCTGACCATCAACGCTGGCGAAAAAATTGCCATTCTGGGTAAGAACGGCACAGGTAAAAGTACCCTTATCCGAATGCTATCAGGCCTTTATCTGCCAACGGCAGGCAGCTTGCGATTTGATGGTGTCGATGCCAAGCAAATTCACCCAGCAGATCTGCGTCGCAATGTGGGTTATCTAGCACAGGATGTAACGTTATTCCACGGTACGATACGCGAAAATATCATGTTTGGCACAAGACAGGTGACAGAACACCAGTTAATCCGTGCCACACAACTGTCCGGCGTAGGGATTTTTACGTCACAGGACAGCGAAGGTCTTGATAAGCAAGTGGGCGAGCGTGGCGAGGCACTTTCCCGTGGTCAGCGACAATCTGTCGCACTGGCTCGCGCCCTGCTCAATGACCCGCCACTACTCATCATGGACGAGCCAACCGCCAGCCTTGATGCCCATGCGGAAAACCAATTTATTCATGCTATGAAGTTCGCGTCGAAAGACCGCACTTTGGTCATGATCACCCACAAGATGGCGCTGCTTCAGTTGGTTGACCGTGTGATAGTGATGGATAAAGGCCGCATTGTCATGGATGGACAAAGGGATAAGGTGCTTGAGCGTCTAAACGGCAACGGAGGAGGTCAAAATGACTAACGCACTAAAGCGTGAAGACATTGAAATGACCGATGACGTCTATGGTGCCATGCTGACAGACGCACCGGTGCGATACCGTCTTGTTATCTGGGGCGTATTTACTTTCTTCGCTGCCATTATCGCCTGGGCGGCATTTGCTTCTTTAGACCGTGTCACCCGCGGTGAAGGCAAGGTTATTCCTTCCTCTCAGGTCCAGCTCATTCAAAGCTTGGATGGCGGTATTTTACAAGCCATGTATGTGCAAGAAGGCCAGTTAGTCAAACAAGGCGAGCCCCTAGCCCGCATTGATGATACCCGCTTCCGTTCTGACTTTGCGCAGCAAGAAGAAGAAGTCTCCAGCCTACGTGCCAACATTATTCGTATGCGCTCAGAGCTTCGCAGCATTGAGCTGTCTCCTACCGCGCCAAATTGGCGGGAACAAATTGCCATCACCCTGTCTCCGCTTGAGTTTCCTACCGAGCTTGAAGAGTCAGAGCCTGCGCTTATTGAAGGACAGCGTCAGGAATACGAAGGTCGTTTATTGGATCTGAAAAACCGCCTTGAGATTCTGGCTCGCCAGATTTTACAAAAGCAACAAGAGAGTCAGGAAATTGAATCCAAAATCCGTACTTTGTCAGACAGTTTTGGCCTGATAAAGCGTGAACTCAAAATTACTATTCCATTGGCGAAAAAAGGCATCGTTTCAGAAGTCGATTTGCTCAAACTCGAACGCCAGGTCAATGATCTTAAAGGCGAGTTGAACTCCCTTCGTCTAATGCAGCCCAAAATCAAAGCGACAGTAGATGAAGCAATTTTGAAACGTCGTGAAGCAGTACTCGCATTCAGCAATGAAACCCGCTCAAAGATGAGTGAGTTGGAAACCCGTCTTTCTCGCTTAAGCCAAGCGCAGGTAGGTGCACAGGATAAAGTAGACAAAGCCGTCATCACGGCGCCAGTTACTGGCACAATCAAAACCATTCATATCAATACCCTCGGTGGCGTCGTGCAGCCGGGTGTTGATTTGATAGAAATCGTTCCTGCCGAGGATAAACTTCTTATCGAAGCCAAGATCGCACCGAAGGATATCGCTTTCCTGCACGCAGGCCTGCCCTCCGTCGTCAAGGTAACGGCATACGACTTCACACGCTATGGTGGCCTCAACGGTACGTTAGAGCACATCAGTGCGGATACCACGCAGGACGAGGAAGGTAACAGTTTTTATTTGGTTAGGATCCGGACGGAGAATTCCAGTTTGGAGAAAAAGGATGGCAGCGAACTGCCGATTATTCCCGGCATGTTGACCTCAGTCGACATCATTACTGGAAAACGAACTGTACTGGAATATCTGCTCAACCCAGTTTTGCGAGCAAAAGAATCCGCTTTACGTGAGCGATAAATAATAACAATCAAGGAGAGAGAAATGAGAAAGAATGTTGGCCACTCGCTCAGAAAAAGCGTGGCGGCATTGGCAGTGACTGTTGTATTGCTTCCGACGACCGGAGCAGCTCAGTCACTTGAGCAAGCCGTGGCATCTGCATTGGATACTCATCCTCAAATCAGGCAGGCATTCAATCGCTTTAAAGCAAGCGAAGAACTCATCAAACAAGCCGAATCCGGCTACTATCCAACCCTAGATTTTGATGCAGGCATCGGTAGAGAGTGGACAGAGAGCCCATCTACACGCCGTGACTCTGCTCAATATGGTGTGGGCGAAGAAGTCGAACTCACCCGCAGGGAAAT
The nucleotide sequence above comes from Grimontia kaedaensis. Encoded proteins:
- a CDS encoding type I secretion system permease/ATPase; the protein is MTDAAIAERKPQQWRISASTQAVDDPLLDCLVFLTEHYGSPCSGDALTAGLPMTDALLTPDLFPQAAARAGLTAKLSRRQLKAIPKLLLPCILLLTDKKSCILREINTNESTALIQTSETGGEEEISLADLEAMYTGYTFLVKRQYRGDNSVDLHLHDTKIHWFWQTVKDASPIYRDALIASVLVNIFALVSPLFVMNVYDKVVPNLAFESLWVLATGALIAFSFDFLMKKMRSYLIDIAGKKVDIIVSSRLFARLMGVPLEKRAKSVGGMAKQLGEFDSIRDMLTSATITTLVDLPFALFFLFVIYIFAGDLAAVPVVAGILIIGYALLVQPKLKAAIEESNKYASQKHGHLIESLSALEGIKANVAEGIVQKSWQQMTAHTANWNLKVKQITNSVSYFASFIVQVTSVAVVVLGVYRVADAQITMGGIIAAVMLSSRAVSPMAQLAGLMSRWNQTQSGMRQLNAMMDQEDEFADKGHLVSRKRLKGDIYADNIGFSYPESEKPILHPTSLTINAGEKIAILGKNGTGKSTLIRMLSGLYLPTAGSLRFDGVDAKQIHPADLRRNVGYLAQDVTLFHGTIRENIMFGTRQVTEHQLIRATQLSGVGIFTSQDSEGLDKQVGERGEALSRGQRQSVALARALLNDPPLLIMDEPTASLDAHAENQFIHAMKFASKDRTLVMITHKMALLQLVDRVIVMDKGRIVMDGQRDKVLERLNGNGGGQND
- a CDS encoding HlyD family type I secretion periplasmic adaptor subunit, encoding MTNALKREDIEMTDDVYGAMLTDAPVRYRLVIWGVFTFFAAIIAWAAFASLDRVTRGEGKVIPSSQVQLIQSLDGGILQAMYVQEGQLVKQGEPLARIDDTRFRSDFAQQEEEVSSLRANIIRMRSELRSIELSPTAPNWREQIAITLSPLEFPTELEESEPALIEGQRQEYEGRLLDLKNRLEILARQILQKQQESQEIESKIRTLSDSFGLIKRELKITIPLAKKGIVSEVDLLKLERQVNDLKGELNSLRLMQPKIKATVDEAILKRREAVLAFSNETRSKMSELETRLSRLSQAQVGAQDKVDKAVITAPVTGTIKTIHINTLGGVVQPGVDLIEIVPAEDKLLIEAKIAPKDIAFLHAGLPSVVKVTAYDFTRYGGLNGTLEHISADTTQDEEGNSFYLVRIRTENSSLEKKDGSELPIIPGMLTSVDIITGKRTVLEYLLNPVLRAKESALRER